AATACGGCGGGCGGCATAAAACAGCCGCAGGTCTGCGCCGTGGGCTTCTTCAAATTTTTCCCTCTGTTTCTTAAATTTGATAGTGTTCAGTTCCGTATGAACAGGCTTTAGACGCTGGTAATTTTCACCCTGCCGTATCAATTCCTCTAATTCTTTCATCCGGGCGGATTTTTCTTTCATGGAGCCGCCCAGCGTTTCAAATTCCCCGCTGACAGTGGAAAGACGTTCCTGCAAATCTTCCAGCGTAAACAGCTTGTTTTCTGTCAGATAATTGACCGCTTCCGCAAACTGTTTTAGGTTGCCGGTTCTGGCTTTATTGCTCCATGCCCCAGCATTTCGTTCATCATAATAAGCGATCAGCAGGTCGGCAAGGCTGGGTGTCTGGGGTTTGGAAAGTTCTTCTTTTACTTCTGCCATCCAGCCGAACAGGGCTTTGATTTTCTTGCGTACATCCTGCATGAGCCGGTTAGTGGCTTTAATCCAGCGGTTCAGTTCCCCTTTCTCGGTGCGGATGCCTTTTGCTTCCATCTGCCGGACGTTGGCTCCCTCATGGACAGTAGGTATCAGGTCAACCCCCTGCCGCACATAGGAGCGGTGGTCGATACGCACATCCAGCCCCTTTTCTTCAAATTTCCCATTGCATAACACGCTCCATGCTTCCCGCCAGCGTTCCAGCGTTTCCGGCTCGTGCCAGTCGGTGGTATGGACAGCGTTAAACACATAATCGCCGTTCTTATCCCGGACACGGTTTCCATCTTCATCAAGGATATATTCCCGCCGCTGTTTCTGTCCCCATGTACCATCAGGATTCAAGGGGCGCATGGTTGTCATTACATGGAAATGTGGGTTGGGGATACCGCCCTTTTCCTTGTCCGGGGTGTGAA
Above is a window of Oscillospiraceae bacterium NTUH-002-81 DNA encoding:
- the mobQ gene encoding MobQ family relaxase → MALYHFSIDQIKRSAGQSAIASAAYRSGERLFSSYYGEVSDYTRKGGVIACEIMLPPHAPEEYLDRAALWNAVEKCEKHPKAQLAYSFDIAMQNELTMEENIELARKFVQEQFVANGMIADLAFHTPDKEKGGIPNPHFHVMTTMRPLNPDGTWGQKQRREYILDEDGNRVRDKNGDYVFNAVHTTDWHEPETLERWREAWSVLCNGKFEEKGLDVRIDHRSYVRQGVDLIPTVHEGANVRQMEAKGIRTEKGELNRWIKATNRLMQDVRKKIKALFGWMAEVKEELSKPQTPSLADLLIAYYDERNAGAWSNKARTGNLKQFAEAVNYLTENKLFTLEDLQERLSTVSGEFETLGGSMKEKSARMKELEELIRQGENYQRLKPVHTELNTIKFKKQREKFEEAHGADLRLFYAARRILKEKLDGEPIALKAWKQEYAQLKAEYAGLSPQHKPLREEVIRLRQVQNAVDTALRHREQPMDIQRKKHEIEL